A single window of Streptomyces diastaticus subsp. diastaticus DNA harbors:
- a CDS encoding citrate synthase, whose protein sequence is MSDNSVVLRFGDSEHTYPVIDSTVGDKGFDIGKLRAQTGLVTLDSGYGNTAAYKSGITYLDGEQGILRYRGYPIEQLAENSAFTEVAYLLINGELPTVDQLAEFKNEITQHTLLHEDVKRFFDGFPRDAHPMAMLSSVVSALSTFYQDSHNPFDEEQRHLSTIRLLAKLPTIAAYAYKKSIGQPFVYPRNDLGYVENFLRMTFSVPAQEYEPDPVVVSALDKLFILHADHEQNCSTSTVRLVGSSQANMFASISAGISALWGPLHGGANQSVLEMLEGIQADGGDVDSFIRKVKNKEDGVRLMGFGHRVYKSFDPRAKIIKAAAHDVLSALGKSDELLDIALKLEEHALSDDYFVSRNLYPNVDFYTGLIYRAMGFPTEMFTVLFALGRLPGWIAQWTEMIKEPGSRIGRPRQIYTGEVLRDFVPVESR, encoded by the coding sequence GTGAGCGACAACTCTGTAGTACTGCGGTTCGGCGACAGTGAGCACACCTACCCGGTGATCGACTCCACCGTCGGCGACAAGGGCTTCGACATCGGGAAGCTTCGCGCCCAGACGGGTCTGGTGACCCTCGACAGCGGCTATGGCAACACCGCGGCGTACAAATCCGGGATCACGTATCTCGACGGTGAGCAGGGCATCCTCCGCTACCGCGGGTACCCCATCGAGCAGCTGGCGGAGAACTCCGCCTTCACCGAGGTGGCGTACCTGCTGATCAACGGCGAGCTGCCGACCGTCGACCAGCTCGCGGAGTTCAAGAACGAGATCACGCAGCACACGCTCCTCCACGAGGACGTGAAGCGGTTCTTCGACGGCTTCCCGCGCGACGCCCACCCGATGGCCATGCTGTCGTCCGTGGTCAGCGCGCTGTCGACGTTCTACCAGGACAGCCACAACCCGTTCGACGAGGAGCAGCGCCACCTCTCGACGATCCGCCTCCTGGCCAAGCTGCCCACCATCGCGGCCTACGCCTACAAGAAGTCGATCGGTCAGCCCTTCGTCTACCCGCGCAACGACCTGGGCTACGTCGAGAACTTCCTGCGGATGACCTTCTCGGTCCCCGCCCAGGAGTACGAGCCCGACCCGGTCGTCGTCTCGGCGCTGGACAAGCTCTTCATCCTGCACGCCGACCACGAGCAGAACTGCTCCACGTCCACGGTGCGCCTGGTCGGCTCCTCGCAGGCCAACATGTTCGCCTCCATCTCCGCCGGCATCTCCGCGCTGTGGGGCCCGCTGCACGGCGGCGCCAACCAGTCGGTGCTGGAGATGCTGGAAGGCATCCAGGCCGACGGCGGCGACGTCGACTCCTTCATCCGCAAGGTGAAGAACAAGGAGGACGGCGTCCGGCTGATGGGCTTCGGCCACCGCGTCTACAAGAGCTTCGACCCGCGGGCGAAGATCATCAAGGCGGCGGCGCACGACGTCCTCTCCGCGCTCGGCAAGTCCGACGAGCTGCTGGACATCGCGCTCAAGCTGGAGGAGCACGCGCTCTCGGACGACTACTTCGTGTCGCGCAACCTCTACCCGAACGTGGACTTCTACACCGGGCTGATCTACCGCGCCATGGGCTTCCCGACCGAGATGTTCACGGTGCTGTTCGCGCTGGGCCGCCTGCCCGGGTGGATCGCCCAGTGGACCGAGATGATCAAGGAGCCCGGATCGCGCATCGGGCGCCCGCGCCAGATCTACACCGGCGAGGTCCTTCGCGACTTCGTCCCGGTCGAGTCCCGCTGA
- a CDS encoding glycoside hydrolase family 3 protein → MHHRSPGTSRRAVLAAGAGAAAAATVSTSASAAVGAQGAANAVTPAARRPTRKQLRAMLSRMSLEEKVGQLFVMRVYGHTATDPDQADVDANLEELGVRDAAELISTYHVGGIIYFTWAHNTRDPHQIAGLSNGIQRASLGRRNGLPVLISTDQEHGIVCRVGAPATLLPGAMALGAGGSRSDTRRAARIAGAELAALGILQNYAPDADVNVNPANPVINVRSFSSDPEAVAELVAAQVKGYQGAGVASCAKHFPGHGDTTTDSHEALPTINHTREEWERLDAPPFRAAVAAGIDSIMTAHIVVPSLDPSEDPATLSRPILTGILREELGYDGVVVTDSLGMEGVRTKYGDDRVPVLALLAGVDQLLNPPSIKVAYDAVLAAVRDGELTEERIDTSVLRILELKAKRGLFEDPYVTRREVDRTVGTRGHLAEADRIAERTTTLLAHRDGLLPLNRRTHRDLLVLGADPASPSGTTGPPTTTLTGELKELGFRVTTLPTGTAPTQAVIDAAVAAAEGKDAVIVATYNVTAGSAQQKLVRALAATGVPVVVLAIRNPYDVAQLPEADAVLATYSWTDVELRAAVRVLAGRARPRGKLPVPVQRADDPSKELLPLGYGLRY, encoded by the coding sequence GTGCACCACCGATCCCCCGGCACCTCCCGCCGCGCCGTGCTGGCGGCGGGCGCGGGAGCCGCCGCCGCGGCCACCGTCAGCACCTCCGCCTCCGCGGCCGTCGGCGCCCAGGGCGCGGCGAACGCCGTCACACCCGCCGCGCGCAGACCGACCCGCAAGCAGCTCAGGGCGATGCTCTCCCGGATGAGCCTGGAGGAGAAGGTCGGCCAGCTCTTCGTCATGCGGGTCTACGGCCACACCGCGACCGACCCGGACCAGGCGGACGTCGACGCCAACCTCGAGGAACTGGGCGTCCGCGACGCCGCCGAGCTGATCTCCACGTACCACGTCGGCGGCATCATCTACTTCACCTGGGCGCACAACACCCGCGACCCGCACCAGATCGCCGGGCTCTCCAACGGCATCCAGCGCGCGTCCCTCGGCCGGAGGAACGGCCTGCCCGTGCTGATCTCCACCGACCAGGAGCACGGCATCGTCTGCCGGGTCGGCGCGCCCGCCACCCTGCTGCCGGGCGCGATGGCGCTGGGCGCGGGCGGCAGCCGCTCGGACACCCGGCGGGCCGCGCGCATCGCGGGCGCCGAACTGGCCGCCCTCGGCATCCTCCAGAACTACGCGCCCGACGCCGACGTCAACGTCAACCCGGCCAACCCGGTGATCAACGTGCGCTCCTTCAGCTCCGACCCCGAGGCGGTGGCCGAGCTGGTGGCCGCGCAGGTCAAGGGGTACCAGGGGGCCGGGGTCGCCTCCTGCGCCAAGCACTTCCCCGGCCACGGCGACACCACCACCGACAGCCACGAGGCGCTGCCGACCATCAACCACACCCGAGAGGAGTGGGAGCGGCTGGACGCGCCGCCGTTCCGGGCGGCCGTCGCGGCGGGCATCGACTCGATCATGACGGCGCACATCGTGGTGCCCTCCCTGGACCCGTCCGAGGACCCGGCGACGCTCTCCCGCCCGATCCTGACCGGCATCCTCCGCGAGGAGCTGGGCTACGACGGGGTGGTGGTCACCGACTCGCTCGGCATGGAGGGGGTGCGCACCAAGTACGGCGACGACCGGGTGCCGGTGCTCGCCCTGCTGGCCGGGGTGGACCAGCTGCTCAACCCGCCGAGCATCAAGGTGGCGTACGACGCGGTGCTGGCGGCGGTGCGCGACGGTGAGCTGACCGAGGAGCGGATCGACACCTCGGTGCTGCGCATCCTCGAACTGAAGGCGAAGCGCGGCCTGTTCGAGGATCCGTACGTGACACGCCGGGAGGTCGACCGGACCGTGGGGACGCGCGGGCACCTGGCCGAGGCCGACCGGATCGCCGAGCGCACCACGACCCTGCTGGCCCACCGCGACGGCCTGCTCCCGCTGAACCGGCGCACCCATCGGGACCTGCTGGTCCTCGGCGCCGATCCGGCCTCCCCGTCGGGCACCACCGGTCCGCCGACCACCACGCTCACCGGGGAGCTGAAGGAACTCGGCTTCCGGGTGACCACGCTGCCGACCGGGACCGCCCCCACCCAGGCGGTGATCGACGCGGCGGTGGCGGCGGCCGAGGGCAAGGACGCGGTGATCGTCGCGACGTACAACGTGACGGCGGGCAGCGCCCAGCAGAAGCTGGTGCGGGCGCTGGCCGCGACCGGGGTGCCGGTGGTGGTGCTGGCCATCCGCAACCCGTACGACGTGGCGCAGTTGCCGGAGGCGGACGCGGTACTCGCCACCTACTCGTGGACCGACGTGGAGCTGCGGGCCGCCGTGCGGGTGCTGGCCGGACGGGCGCGGCCGCGCGGGAAGCTGCCGGTGCCGGTGCAGCGGGCCGACGACCCCTCGAAGGAACTGCTGCCGCTCGGGTACGGCCTGCGGTACTGA
- a CDS encoding heavy-metal-associated domain-containing protein, with amino-acid sequence MTNDTQDQTQATGSCCSGPAGSSGGCADTGALTTVYTVTGMTCGHCEGAVAEEVSALPGVSSVNAEAATGRVTVTSAAPLDEEAVRAAVDEAGYELTGRA; translated from the coding sequence ATGACCAACGACACCCAGGACCAGACGCAGGCCACCGGCTCCTGCTGCTCGGGGCCGGCCGGCTCCTCCGGCGGCTGCGCGGACACCGGCGCACTCACCACGGTCTACACCGTCACCGGCATGACCTGCGGCCACTGCGAGGGGGCCGTCGCCGAGGAGGTCTCCGCACTCCCCGGCGTCTCCTCGGTCAACGCCGAGGCCGCCACCGGCAGGGTGACGGTCACCTCCGCCGCCCCGCTCGACGAGGAGGCCGTCCGCGCCGCCGTCGACGAGGCCGGCTACGAACTGACCGGCCGCGCCTGA
- a CDS encoding S28 family serine protease, producing MRTVLRWLLSLVVLAGAVTAQAGSAVADQDPARDGRDILQRLLAVKGVKLVEEKPYEGYRYFVLTYTQPVDHRHPGRGTFDQRFTVLHKDTSRPTVFHTSGYGVSTSPGRSEPTRIVDGNQISLEYRYFTPSRPEPADWSKLTIWQGASDQHRLFTALKPVYGKKWLATGGSKGGMTATYYERFYPRDMDAVVAYVAPNDVVDDEDSAYDRFLADVGTAECREALHAVQREALLRRGPLSERYAELAGRTGATFTTVGSLDKAFEAVVMDLAWGFWQYADEADCADVPEAGSATDAELFAYVDEVSGWSFYTDQGLAPYTPYYYQAGTQLGSPGIAQPHLADLSRYGYQAPREFVPRSIPMRFEKHAMRDVDTWVRHHARRMMFVYGENDPWSAEPFRLGAGARDSYVLTAPGANHGANVAGLVPEESARATARIQQWAGVAPAAVQSDPAAAAPLAAYDHTLDSLDERLLQKYRGGRL from the coding sequence ATGCGCACGGTGTTGCGCTGGCTGCTGTCGCTCGTGGTCCTGGCGGGGGCCGTCACGGCCCAGGCCGGCAGCGCGGTGGCGGACCAGGACCCGGCACGCGACGGCCGGGACATCCTTCAGCGGCTGCTGGCGGTCAAGGGCGTCAAGCTCGTCGAGGAGAAGCCGTACGAGGGCTACCGGTACTTCGTCCTCACCTACACCCAGCCGGTCGACCACCGGCACCCCGGGCGGGGCACGTTCGATCAGCGGTTCACCGTGCTGCACAAGGACACCTCGCGGCCCACCGTCTTCCACACCTCCGGCTACGGCGTCTCCACCTCGCCCGGCCGCAGCGAGCCGACCCGGATCGTCGACGGCAACCAGATCTCCCTGGAGTACCGTTACTTCACCCCGTCGCGGCCCGAACCGGCCGACTGGTCCAAGCTGACGATCTGGCAGGGCGCCAGCGACCAGCACCGCCTGTTCACCGCCCTCAAGCCGGTCTACGGCAAGAAGTGGCTGGCCACCGGCGGCTCCAAGGGCGGCATGACCGCCACCTACTACGAGCGGTTCTACCCCCGCGACATGGACGCCGTCGTCGCCTACGTCGCCCCCAACGACGTGGTCGACGACGAGGACTCCGCCTACGACCGCTTCCTCGCCGACGTCGGCACCGCCGAGTGCCGCGAGGCCCTCCACGCCGTCCAGCGCGAGGCCCTCCTGCGCCGCGGGCCCCTCAGTGAGCGGTACGCGGAGCTGGCCGGGAGGACCGGGGCGACCTTCACCACCGTCGGCAGCCTCGACAAGGCGTTCGAGGCCGTCGTCATGGACCTGGCCTGGGGCTTCTGGCAGTACGCCGACGAGGCCGACTGCGCGGACGTCCCCGAGGCCGGTAGCGCCACCGACGCCGAACTCTTCGCCTACGTCGACGAGGTCTCCGGCTGGTCCTTCTACACCGACCAGGGCCTCGCCCCGTACACGCCGTACTACTACCAGGCCGGCACCCAGCTCGGCTCGCCCGGCATCGCCCAGCCGCACCTCGCCGACCTCAGCCGCTACGGCTACCAGGCGCCCCGCGAGTTCGTACCGCGCTCCATCCCCATGCGGTTCGAGAAGCACGCGATGCGCGACGTCGACACCTGGGTCCGCCACCACGCCCGGCGCATGATGTTCGTCTACGGCGAGAACGACCCGTGGAGCGCCGAGCCGTTCCGCCTCGGCGCCGGCGCCCGCGACTCGTACGTGCTGACCGCCCCCGGTGCCAACCACGGCGCCAACGTCGCCGGCCTCGTCCCCGAGGAGAGCGCCCGCGCCACCGCCCGCATCCAGCAGTGGGCGGGTGTCGCCCCCGCCGCCGTCCAGAGCGACCCGGCCGCCGCGGCGCCGCTCGCCGCCTACGACCACACCCTGGACTCCCTCGACGAGCGGCTGCTCCAGAAGTACCGGGGCGGCAGGCTCTGA
- a CDS encoding zinc-dependent alcohol dehydrogenase family protein has translation MRAVVFERFGGRPEVRELPDPAPSPEGVVVRVEATGVCRSDWHGWQGHDPDIALPHVPGHELSGTVAATGARVTRFRAGDRVTVPFVCACGTCPACAQGDQQVCERQTQPGFTHHGSFAEYVALDHADTNLVGLPDGLAHPTAAGLGCRFATAHRAVTARGRVAPGEWVAVHGCGGVGLSAVMIAAAAGARVLAVDVSPDALELARRFGAEVCLDARVGVVPADSAVRPGSGGEVAAAVRELTGGGAHLSLDALGSPATCVASVEGLRRRGRHVQVGLLPPATGRPVVPMDRVIAHELEILGSHGMAAHAYPALLAQVADGTLRPDLLVTAVRPLAEAPDALAALGAAPGVPGITVIEPWA, from the coding sequence ATGCGCGCAGTGGTCTTCGAACGGTTCGGCGGGCGTCCCGAGGTACGGGAGCTCCCGGACCCCGCGCCCTCACCCGAAGGGGTGGTCGTGCGGGTGGAGGCCACCGGCGTCTGCCGCAGCGACTGGCACGGCTGGCAGGGCCACGACCCGGACATCGCCCTCCCGCACGTCCCCGGCCACGAGCTGTCCGGCACGGTCGCGGCCACCGGGGCCCGCGTCACCCGCTTCCGGGCCGGGGACCGCGTCACCGTCCCCTTCGTCTGCGCCTGCGGCACCTGCCCGGCCTGCGCCCAGGGCGACCAGCAGGTCTGCGAGCGGCAGACCCAGCCCGGCTTCACCCACCACGGCTCCTTCGCCGAGTACGTCGCCCTCGACCACGCCGACACCAATCTGGTCGGCCTCCCGGACGGCCTCGCCCACCCGACCGCCGCCGGACTCGGCTGCCGCTTCGCCACCGCCCACCGTGCCGTGACGGCGCGGGGCCGGGTCGCCCCCGGCGAATGGGTCGCCGTGCACGGCTGCGGCGGGGTCGGCCTCTCCGCCGTGATGATCGCGGCCGCCGCCGGGGCCCGCGTCCTCGCCGTCGACGTCTCGCCGGACGCCCTGGAGCTGGCCCGCCGCTTCGGCGCCGAGGTCTGCCTCGACGCCCGGGTCGGCGTCGTCCCCGCCGACAGCGCCGTCCGGCCCGGCTCCGGCGGGGAGGTCGCGGCGGCCGTCCGCGAACTCACCGGCGGCGGCGCCCACCTCTCCCTCGACGCCCTCGGCTCGCCCGCCACCTGCGTCGCCTCGGTCGAGGGGCTGCGGCGCCGGGGCCGCCACGTCCAGGTCGGCCTGCTCCCGCCCGCCACCGGGCGCCCCGTCGTCCCGATGGACCGCGTGATCGCCCACGAGCTGGAGATCCTCGGCAGCCACGGCATGGCCGCCCACGCCTACCCCGCCCTCCTGGCCCAGGTCGCCGACGGCACCCTGCGCCCCGACCTCCTCGTCACCGCCGTACGCCCCCTGGCGGAGGCCCCGGACGCGCTGGCCGCCCTGGGGGCGGCGCCGGGGGTGCCGGGGATCACGGTGATCGAGCCCTGGGCTTGA
- the recD2 gene encoding SF1B family DNA helicase RecD2, translated as MASTSPHGPRPALAVLEAVLERITYANEENGYTVARVDTGRGGGDLLTVVGALLGAQPGESLRMEGRWGSHPQYGKQFTVENYTTVLPATVQGIRRYLGSGLIKGIGPRIADRITEHFGVDTLDVIETDAKRLVEVPGLGPKRTRLIAAAWEEQKAIKEVMVFLQGVGVTTSIAVRIYKKYGDASISVVRNQPYRLAADVWGIGFLTADRIAQAVGIPHDSPDRVKAGLQYALSQSSDQGHVYLPEDRLIADAVKLLQVDTGLVIDCLAELAEDEEGVVREKVPGPDGEPVTAVYLVPFHRAELSLAAQLLRLLRAPDDRMPAFRHVDWEKALGWLAHRTGTELAPEQRDAVRLALTEKAAVLTGGPGCGKSFTVRSVVELARAKGAKVVLAAPTGRAAKRLAELTGAEASTVHRLLELRPGGDAAYDRDRPLDADLVVVDEASMLDVLLANKLVKAVAPGAHLLFVGDVDQLPSVGAGEVLRDLLADGGPIPSVRLTRIFRQAQRSGVVTNAHRINAGTPPLTQGLDDFFLFVEDDTEEVGRLTVDVAARRVPARFGLDPRRDIQVLAPMHRGPAGAGALNGLLQQAITPPRPDLPEKRFGGRVFRVGDKVTQIRNNYEKGLNGVFNGTVGVVTALNAEEQRLTVLTDEDEEVPYDFDELDELAHAYAVTIHRSQGSEYPAVVVPVTTSAWMMLQRNLLYTAVTRAKRLVVLVGSRKALGQAVRTVSAGRRCTALDHRLLSGAPSRSFHQK; from the coding sequence ATGGCCAGCACTTCCCCGCACGGGCCCCGCCCCGCCCTCGCCGTCCTGGAAGCCGTCCTCGAACGGATCACCTACGCCAACGAGGAGAACGGCTACACCGTCGCCCGGGTCGACACCGGCCGCGGTGGCGGGGACCTGCTCACCGTGGTCGGGGCGCTGCTCGGGGCGCAGCCGGGGGAGTCGCTGCGGATGGAGGGGCGGTGGGGGTCGCACCCGCAGTACGGCAAGCAGTTCACCGTGGAGAACTACACGACGGTGCTCCCCGCCACCGTGCAGGGCATCCGCCGCTACCTCGGCTCCGGCCTGATCAAGGGCATCGGCCCGCGCATCGCCGACCGCATCACCGAGCATTTCGGCGTCGACACCCTCGACGTCATCGAGACCGACGCGAAGCGCCTGGTCGAGGTCCCCGGGCTCGGCCCCAAGCGGACCAGGCTGATCGCCGCCGCCTGGGAGGAGCAGAAGGCGATCAAGGAGGTGATGGTCTTCCTCCAGGGCGTCGGTGTCACCACCTCCATCGCGGTACGCATCTACAAGAAGTACGGTGACGCCTCCATCTCCGTCGTCCGCAACCAGCCCTACCGGCTCGCCGCCGACGTCTGGGGCATCGGCTTCCTCACCGCCGACCGCATCGCCCAGGCCGTCGGCATCCCGCACGACAGCCCGGACCGCGTCAAGGCCGGCCTCCAGTACGCCCTCTCCCAGTCCAGCGACCAGGGCCACGTCTACCTCCCCGAGGACCGGCTCATCGCCGACGCCGTCAAACTCCTCCAGGTCGACACCGGCCTGGTCATCGACTGCCTCGCCGAACTCGCCGAGGACGAGGAGGGCGTGGTCCGCGAGAAGGTCCCCGGACCCGACGGGGAACCCGTCACCGCCGTCTACCTGGTCCCCTTCCACCGGGCCGAACTCTCGCTCGCCGCCCAGCTGCTGCGCCTGCTGCGCGCCCCGGACGACCGGATGCCCGCCTTCCGCCACGTCGACTGGGAGAAGGCGCTCGGGTGGCTGGCCCACCGCACCGGCACCGAACTCGCCCCCGAACAGCGGGACGCCGTCCGGCTCGCGCTCACCGAGAAGGCGGCCGTGCTCACCGGCGGGCCCGGCTGCGGCAAGTCCTTCACCGTCCGCTCGGTGGTCGAACTGGCCCGCGCCAAGGGCGCCAAGGTGGTCCTCGCCGCCCCCACCGGCCGCGCCGCCAAGCGGCTGGCCGAACTGACCGGCGCCGAAGCCTCCACCGTCCACCGCCTGCTGGAACTGCGGCCCGGCGGGGACGCCGCGTACGACCGGGACCGGCCGCTCGACGCCGACCTCGTGGTGGTCGACGAGGCGTCCATGCTGGACGTGCTGCTCGCCAACAAGCTGGTCAAGGCGGTCGCGCCCGGCGCCCACCTGCTCTTCGTCGGCGACGTCGACCAGCTGCCCAGCGTCGGCGCCGGCGAGGTGCTGCGCGACCTGCTCGCCGACGGCGGACCGATCCCCTCCGTCCGGCTGACCAGGATCTTCCGCCAGGCCCAGCGCTCCGGCGTCGTCACCAACGCCCACCGCATCAACGCGGGCACCCCGCCGCTGACCCAGGGGCTCGACGACTTCTTCCTCTTCGTGGAGGACGACACCGAGGAGGTCGGCCGCCTCACGGTCGACGTGGCCGCCCGCCGGGTCCCGGCCCGCTTCGGCCTCGACCCGCGCCGCGACATCCAGGTCCTCGCCCCCATGCACCGCGGCCCGGCCGGCGCGGGTGCCCTGAACGGCCTCCTCCAGCAGGCCATCACCCCGCCCCGGCCCGACCTTCCCGAGAAGCGGTTCGGCGGCCGCGTCTTTCGCGTCGGGGACAAAGTCACCCAGATCCGTAACAATTATGAGAAAGGGCTCAACGGCGTCTTCAACGGTACCGTCGGGGTCGTCACCGCCCTGAACGCCGAGGAGCAGCGGCTGACCGTGCTCACCGACGAGGACGAGGAGGTCCCGTACGACTTCGACGAGCTGGACGAGCTGGCGCACGCCTACGCCGTGACGATCCACCGTTCGCAGGGCAGCGAGTACCCGGCGGTGGTGGTGCCGGTGACCACCAGCGCCTGGATGATGCTCCAGCGCAACCTGCTCTACACCGCCGTCACCCGGGCCAAGAGGCTGGTGGTCCTGGTGGGCTCGCGGAAGGCGCTCGGCCAGGCGGTGCGCACGGTCTCCGCGGGGCGCAGGTGCACCGCGCTGGACCACCGGCTGCTCTCCGGAGCGCCGAGCCGGTCGTTCCATCAGAAATGA